In Phyllopteryx taeniolatus isolate TA_2022b chromosome 13, UOR_Ptae_1.2, whole genome shotgun sequence, the following are encoded in one genomic region:
- the exd1 gene encoding piRNA biogenesis protein EXD1 isoform X5 translates to MALCPVFISTVQAHSCVIIRGCSGCEITGSRLFYGHEILNVEFTNEENIEYGTITECLEDQLKVENFQPYRKTLYPTDDEGEQYIHFEVIDGFHEKFGPAVMTIKKQHVVGVGADGVEMYKNGRLCWLQIATKNKVYLFDILSLGARAFKNGLTMILENKCILKVIHDCRAIGGCLMAQFGVKLTNVFDTQVQEVQLMEMCTSLWYWSLNQPLFLSYLFLAKVADVLCFHSETGGFLPDRVSTLQEVVSLHLKVPSSQLLTLKTKSQLTKEETEMWYKRPCPLPLLKVMALSVIHLQPVRLMLLDSLLTDYMALVDAYLSNSQYPLDYLESINLESVIELPSEFRLLEQMRRERQERATKLYPITEKGLLSRASPGAASPPQTSPLAEGHKCTQSIMEPSPPAPTEPDQNQLPLTVNVAPPDPVPNTLSESVSEMTFSGVGRGCAALMMGVIGRGRHFVTSLPPPHFQQRTLDSDTTSTDPKREKWEHGSLWE, encoded by the exons ATGGCATTATGTCCGGTATTCATCAGTACTGTACAAGCTCACTCCtgtgtaa TCATACGTGGCTGTAGTGGATGTGAAATAACCGGATCGAGATTATTCTATGGTCACGAGATTCTGAATG TGGAGTTTACCAATGAAGAGAACATAGAGTATGG AACTATTACTGAATGCCTTGAAGACCAGTTGAAGGTGGAAAACTTCCAGCCATACAGAAAGACTCTTTACCCCA cTGATGACGAAGGTGAACAATACATACACTTTGAAGTCATTGATGGGTTTCATGAGAAATTTGGACCTGCT GTGATGACTATCAAGAAGCAGCATGTGGTTGGTGTTGGGGCTGATGGGGTGGAGATGTACAAGAATGGCCGACTGTGTTGGCTTCAG ATCGCTACAAAAAACAAGGTTTATCTCTTTGACATCCTATCACTTGGAGCGAGGGCCTTTAAAAACGGTCTCACCATGATTCTTGAGAACAAGTGCATACTGAAG GTCATCCATGACTGTAGAGCTATTGGCGGATGTCTGATGGCACAATTCGGAGTAAAGCTGACTAATGTCTTTGACACTCAGGTACAAGAGGTACAACTAATGGAAATGTGTACATCCTTATGGTATTGGTCCTTGAACCAACCTTTATTTCTCTCTTACCTTTTTTTGGCCAAGGTGGCAGATGTTTTGTGCTTCCACTCTGAGACAGGAGGATTCCTTCCTGACAGAGTGAGCACTCTTCAGGAGGTGGTGAGTCTCCACCTGAAGGTGCCCTCCTCCCAGCTCTTGACTCTGAAGACCAAGTCCCAGCTCACCAAG GAGGAGACTGAGATGTGGTACAAGCGTCCATGTCCCTTACCCCTGCTGAAGGTGATGGCGCTGTCAGTGATCCACTTGCAACCTGTCAGACTGATGCTGCTGGATTCTCTCCTGACCGACTACATGGCCCTAGTGGACGCCTACCTCTCGAACAGCCAGTACCCGCTTGATTATTTGGAGAGCATCAATCTG GAGAGTGTTATTGAGTTACCCTCTGAGTTCCGGCTGCTGGAGCAGATGCGTCGTGAGCGTCAGGAGCGTGCCACCAAACTTTACCCCATCACAGAGAAAGGTCTGCTGTCTCGCGCCAGTCCTGGAGCGGCGTCCCCACCCCAGACCTCACCTCTGGCAGAGggacacaaatgcacacagtcAATCATGGAACCATCACCGCCAGCACCAACAGAACCAGATCAGAACCAGCTCCCCCTAACTGTGAATGTGGCCCCTCCGGATCCAGTCCCAAACACCTTGTCAGAGTCGGTGAGTGAAATGACTTTCAGCGGTGTAGGCAGAGGGTGCGCAGCCCTAATGATGGGAGTGATTGGTCGGGGGAGGCATTTTGTGACCAGCCTCCCCCCTCCCCACTTTCAGCAGAGAACCCTTGATTCAGATACTACTAGCACAGATCCCAAGAGGGAGAAGTGGGAGCACGGTAGTCTCTGGGAATGA
- the exd1 gene encoding piRNA biogenesis protein EXD1 isoform X2 produces the protein MAVVSIELSVTYHHLRLKDALVSLGNLIIRGCSGCEITGSRLFYGHEILNVEFTNEENIEYGTITECLEDQLKVENFQPYRKTLYPTDDEGEQYIHFEVIDGFHEKFGPAVMTIKKQHVVGVGADGVEMYKNGRLCWLQIATKNKVYLFDILSLGARAFKNGLTMILENKCILKVIHDCRAIGGCLMAQFGVKLTNVFDTQVQEVQLMEMCTSLWYWSLNQPLFLSYLFLAKVADVLCFHSETGGFLPDRVSTLQEVVSLHLKVPSSQLLTLKTKSQLTKEETEMWYKRPCPLPLLKVMALSVIHLQPVRLMLLDSLLTDYMALVDAYLSNSQYPLDYLESINLESVIELPSEFRLLEQMRRERQERATKLYPITEKGLLSRASPGAASPPQTSPLAEGHKCTQSIMEPSPPAPTEPDQNQLPLTVNVAPPDPVPNTLSESVSEMTFSGVGRGCAALMMGVIGRGRHFVTSLPPPHFQQRTLDSDTTSTDPKREKWEHGSLWE, from the exons ATGGCGGTCGTGAGCATCGAGTTGAGCGTGACCTATCACCACCTGCGCCTAAAGGACGCTTTGGTATCACTTGGGAATTTAA TCATACGTGGCTGTAGTGGATGTGAAATAACCGGATCGAGATTATTCTATGGTCACGAGATTCTGAATG TGGAGTTTACCAATGAAGAGAACATAGAGTATGG AACTATTACTGAATGCCTTGAAGACCAGTTGAAGGTGGAAAACTTCCAGCCATACAGAAAGACTCTTTACCCCA cTGATGACGAAGGTGAACAATACATACACTTTGAAGTCATTGATGGGTTTCATGAGAAATTTGGACCTGCT GTGATGACTATCAAGAAGCAGCATGTGGTTGGTGTTGGGGCTGATGGGGTGGAGATGTACAAGAATGGCCGACTGTGTTGGCTTCAG ATCGCTACAAAAAACAAGGTTTATCTCTTTGACATCCTATCACTTGGAGCGAGGGCCTTTAAAAACGGTCTCACCATGATTCTTGAGAACAAGTGCATACTGAAG GTCATCCATGACTGTAGAGCTATTGGCGGATGTCTGATGGCACAATTCGGAGTAAAGCTGACTAATGTCTTTGACACTCAGGTACAAGAGGTACAACTAATGGAAATGTGTACATCCTTATGGTATTGGTCCTTGAACCAACCTTTATTTCTCTCTTACCTTTTTTTGGCCAAGGTGGCAGATGTTTTGTGCTTCCACTCTGAGACAGGAGGATTCCTTCCTGACAGAGTGAGCACTCTTCAGGAGGTGGTGAGTCTCCACCTGAAGGTGCCCTCCTCCCAGCTCTTGACTCTGAAGACCAAGTCCCAGCTCACCAAG GAGGAGACTGAGATGTGGTACAAGCGTCCATGTCCCTTACCCCTGCTGAAGGTGATGGCGCTGTCAGTGATCCACTTGCAACCTGTCAGACTGATGCTGCTGGATTCTCTCCTGACCGACTACATGGCCCTAGTGGACGCCTACCTCTCGAACAGCCAGTACCCGCTTGATTATTTGGAGAGCATCAATCTG GAGAGTGTTATTGAGTTACCCTCTGAGTTCCGGCTGCTGGAGCAGATGCGTCGTGAGCGTCAGGAGCGTGCCACCAAACTTTACCCCATCACAGAGAAAGGTCTGCTGTCTCGCGCCAGTCCTGGAGCGGCGTCCCCACCCCAGACCTCACCTCTGGCAGAGggacacaaatgcacacagtcAATCATGGAACCATCACCGCCAGCACCAACAGAACCAGATCAGAACCAGCTCCCCCTAACTGTGAATGTGGCCCCTCCGGATCCAGTCCCAAACACCTTGTCAGAGTCGGTGAGTGAAATGACTTTCAGCGGTGTAGGCAGAGGGTGCGCAGCCCTAATGATGGGAGTGATTGGTCGGGGGAGGCATTTTGTGACCAGCCTCCCCCCTCCCCACTTTCAGCAGAGAACCCTTGATTCAGATACTACTAGCACAGATCCCAAGAGGGAGAAGTGGGAGCACGGTAGTCTCTGGGAATGA
- the exd1 gene encoding piRNA biogenesis protein EXD1 isoform X6, protein MPDDDTLFMNIFQGKRVKLTLKTSSYLGVVHRINSNKTLILTNVIRGCSGCEITGSRLFYGHEILNVEFTNEENIEYGTITECLEDQLKVENFQPYRKTLYPTDDEGEQYIHFEVIDGFHEKFGPAVMTIKKQHVVGVGADGVEMYKNGRLCWLQIATKNKVYLFDILSLGARAFKNGLTMILENKCILKVIHDCRAIGGCLMAQFGVKLTNVFDTQVADVLCFHSETGGFLPDRVSTLQEVVSLHLKVPSSQLLTLKTKSQLTKEETEMWYKRPCPLPLLKVMALSVIHLQPVRLMLLDSLLTDYMALVDAYLSNSQYPLDYLESINLESVIELPSEFRLLEQMRRERQERATKLYPITEKGLLSRASPGAASPPQTSPLAEGHKCTQSIMEPSPPAPTEPDQNQLPLTVNVAPPDPVPNTLSESVSEMTFSGVGRGCAALMMGVIGRGRHFVTSLPPPHFQQRTLDSDTTSTDPKREKWEHGSLWE, encoded by the exons ATGCCGGACGACGACACCCTATTCATGAATATATTCCAAGGGAAACGCGTTAAACTTACCCTCAAGACGTCGTCTTACCTCGGCGTTGTGCATCGTATTAACTCCAACAAAACTTTGATCCTCACAAACG TCATACGTGGCTGTAGTGGATGTGAAATAACCGGATCGAGATTATTCTATGGTCACGAGATTCTGAATG TGGAGTTTACCAATGAAGAGAACATAGAGTATGG AACTATTACTGAATGCCTTGAAGACCAGTTGAAGGTGGAAAACTTCCAGCCATACAGAAAGACTCTTTACCCCA cTGATGACGAAGGTGAACAATACATACACTTTGAAGTCATTGATGGGTTTCATGAGAAATTTGGACCTGCT GTGATGACTATCAAGAAGCAGCATGTGGTTGGTGTTGGGGCTGATGGGGTGGAGATGTACAAGAATGGCCGACTGTGTTGGCTTCAG ATCGCTACAAAAAACAAGGTTTATCTCTTTGACATCCTATCACTTGGAGCGAGGGCCTTTAAAAACGGTCTCACCATGATTCTTGAGAACAAGTGCATACTGAAG GTCATCCATGACTGTAGAGCTATTGGCGGATGTCTGATGGCACAATTCGGAGTAAAGCTGACTAATGTCTTTGACACTCAG GTGGCAGATGTTTTGTGCTTCCACTCTGAGACAGGAGGATTCCTTCCTGACAGAGTGAGCACTCTTCAGGAGGTGGTGAGTCTCCACCTGAAGGTGCCCTCCTCCCAGCTCTTGACTCTGAAGACCAAGTCCCAGCTCACCAAG GAGGAGACTGAGATGTGGTACAAGCGTCCATGTCCCTTACCCCTGCTGAAGGTGATGGCGCTGTCAGTGATCCACTTGCAACCTGTCAGACTGATGCTGCTGGATTCTCTCCTGACCGACTACATGGCCCTAGTGGACGCCTACCTCTCGAACAGCCAGTACCCGCTTGATTATTTGGAGAGCATCAATCTG GAGAGTGTTATTGAGTTACCCTCTGAGTTCCGGCTGCTGGAGCAGATGCGTCGTGAGCGTCAGGAGCGTGCCACCAAACTTTACCCCATCACAGAGAAAGGTCTGCTGTCTCGCGCCAGTCCTGGAGCGGCGTCCCCACCCCAGACCTCACCTCTGGCAGAGggacacaaatgcacacagtcAATCATGGAACCATCACCGCCAGCACCAACAGAACCAGATCAGAACCAGCTCCCCCTAACTGTGAATGTGGCCCCTCCGGATCCAGTCCCAAACACCTTGTCAGAGTCGGTGAGTGAAATGACTTTCAGCGGTGTAGGCAGAGGGTGCGCAGCCCTAATGATGGGAGTGATTGGTCGGGGGAGGCATTTTGTGACCAGCCTCCCCCCTCCCCACTTTCAGCAGAGAACCCTTGATTCAGATACTACTAGCACAGATCCCAAGAGGGAGAAGTGGGAGCACGGTAGTCTCTGGGAATGA
- the exd1 gene encoding piRNA biogenesis protein EXD1 isoform X3, translating to MPDDDTLFMNIFQGKRVKLTLKTSSYLGVVHRINSNKTLILTNVIRGCSGCEITGSRLFYGHEILNVEFTNEENIEYGTITECLEDQLKVENFQPYRKTLYPTDDEGEQYIHFEVIDGFHEKFGPAVMTIKKQHVVGVGADGVEMYKNGRLCWLQIATKNKVYLFDILSLGARAFKNGLTMILENKCILKVIHDCRAIGGCLMAQFGVKLTNVFDTQVQEVADVLCFHSETGGFLPDRVSTLQEVVSLHLKVPSSQLLTLKTKSQLTKEETEMWYKRPCPLPLLKVMALSVIHLQPVRLMLLDSLLTDYMALVDAYLSNSQYPLDYLESINLVNVHVFRESVIELPSEFRLLEQMRRERQERATKLYPITEKGLLSRASPGAASPPQTSPLAEGHKCTQSIMEPSPPAPTEPDQNQLPLTVNVAPPDPVPNTLSESVSEMTFSGVGRGCAALMMGVIGRGRHFVTSLPPPHFQQRTLDSDTTSTDPKREKWEHGSLWE from the exons ATGCCGGACGACGACACCCTATTCATGAATATATTCCAAGGGAAACGCGTTAAACTTACCCTCAAGACGTCGTCTTACCTCGGCGTTGTGCATCGTATTAACTCCAACAAAACTTTGATCCTCACAAACG TCATACGTGGCTGTAGTGGATGTGAAATAACCGGATCGAGATTATTCTATGGTCACGAGATTCTGAATG TGGAGTTTACCAATGAAGAGAACATAGAGTATGG AACTATTACTGAATGCCTTGAAGACCAGTTGAAGGTGGAAAACTTCCAGCCATACAGAAAGACTCTTTACCCCA cTGATGACGAAGGTGAACAATACATACACTTTGAAGTCATTGATGGGTTTCATGAGAAATTTGGACCTGCT GTGATGACTATCAAGAAGCAGCATGTGGTTGGTGTTGGGGCTGATGGGGTGGAGATGTACAAGAATGGCCGACTGTGTTGGCTTCAG ATCGCTACAAAAAACAAGGTTTATCTCTTTGACATCCTATCACTTGGAGCGAGGGCCTTTAAAAACGGTCTCACCATGATTCTTGAGAACAAGTGCATACTGAAG GTCATCCATGACTGTAGAGCTATTGGCGGATGTCTGATGGCACAATTCGGAGTAAAGCTGACTAATGTCTTTGACACTCAGGTACAAGAG GTGGCAGATGTTTTGTGCTTCCACTCTGAGACAGGAGGATTCCTTCCTGACAGAGTGAGCACTCTTCAGGAGGTGGTGAGTCTCCACCTGAAGGTGCCCTCCTCCCAGCTCTTGACTCTGAAGACCAAGTCCCAGCTCACCAAG GAGGAGACTGAGATGTGGTACAAGCGTCCATGTCCCTTACCCCTGCTGAAGGTGATGGCGCTGTCAGTGATCCACTTGCAACCTGTCAGACTGATGCTGCTGGATTCTCTCCTGACCGACTACATGGCCCTAGTGGACGCCTACCTCTCGAACAGCCAGTACCCGCTTGATTATTTGGAGAGCATCAATCTGGTAAACGTACATGTTTTCCGG GAGAGTGTTATTGAGTTACCCTCTGAGTTCCGGCTGCTGGAGCAGATGCGTCGTGAGCGTCAGGAGCGTGCCACCAAACTTTACCCCATCACAGAGAAAGGTCTGCTGTCTCGCGCCAGTCCTGGAGCGGCGTCCCCACCCCAGACCTCACCTCTGGCAGAGggacacaaatgcacacagtcAATCATGGAACCATCACCGCCAGCACCAACAGAACCAGATCAGAACCAGCTCCCCCTAACTGTGAATGTGGCCCCTCCGGATCCAGTCCCAAACACCTTGTCAGAGTCGGTGAGTGAAATGACTTTCAGCGGTGTAGGCAGAGGGTGCGCAGCCCTAATGATGGGAGTGATTGGTCGGGGGAGGCATTTTGTGACCAGCCTCCCCCCTCCCCACTTTCAGCAGAGAACCCTTGATTCAGATACTACTAGCACAGATCCCAAGAGGGAGAAGTGGGAGCACGGTAGTCTCTGGGAATGA
- the exd1 gene encoding piRNA biogenesis protein EXD1 isoform X1 has product MPDDDTLFMNIFQGKRVKLTLKTSSYLGVVHRINSNKTLILTNVIRGCSGCEITGSRLFYGHEILNVEFTNEENIEYGTITECLEDQLKVENFQPYRKTLYPTDDEGEQYIHFEVIDGFHEKFGPAVMTIKKQHVVGVGADGVEMYKNGRLCWLQIATKNKVYLFDILSLGARAFKNGLTMILENKCILKVIHDCRAIGGCLMAQFGVKLTNVFDTQVQEVQLMEMCTSLWYWSLNQPLFLSYLFLAKVADVLCFHSETGGFLPDRVSTLQEVVSLHLKVPSSQLLTLKTKSQLTKEETEMWYKRPCPLPLLKVMALSVIHLQPVRLMLLDSLLTDYMALVDAYLSNSQYPLDYLESINLESVIELPSEFRLLEQMRRERQERATKLYPITEKGLLSRASPGAASPPQTSPLAEGHKCTQSIMEPSPPAPTEPDQNQLPLTVNVAPPDPVPNTLSESVSEMTFSGVGRGCAALMMGVIGRGRHFVTSLPPPHFQQRTLDSDTTSTDPKREKWEHGSLWE; this is encoded by the exons ATGCCGGACGACGACACCCTATTCATGAATATATTCCAAGGGAAACGCGTTAAACTTACCCTCAAGACGTCGTCTTACCTCGGCGTTGTGCATCGTATTAACTCCAACAAAACTTTGATCCTCACAAACG TCATACGTGGCTGTAGTGGATGTGAAATAACCGGATCGAGATTATTCTATGGTCACGAGATTCTGAATG TGGAGTTTACCAATGAAGAGAACATAGAGTATGG AACTATTACTGAATGCCTTGAAGACCAGTTGAAGGTGGAAAACTTCCAGCCATACAGAAAGACTCTTTACCCCA cTGATGACGAAGGTGAACAATACATACACTTTGAAGTCATTGATGGGTTTCATGAGAAATTTGGACCTGCT GTGATGACTATCAAGAAGCAGCATGTGGTTGGTGTTGGGGCTGATGGGGTGGAGATGTACAAGAATGGCCGACTGTGTTGGCTTCAG ATCGCTACAAAAAACAAGGTTTATCTCTTTGACATCCTATCACTTGGAGCGAGGGCCTTTAAAAACGGTCTCACCATGATTCTTGAGAACAAGTGCATACTGAAG GTCATCCATGACTGTAGAGCTATTGGCGGATGTCTGATGGCACAATTCGGAGTAAAGCTGACTAATGTCTTTGACACTCAGGTACAAGAGGTACAACTAATGGAAATGTGTACATCCTTATGGTATTGGTCCTTGAACCAACCTTTATTTCTCTCTTACCTTTTTTTGGCCAAGGTGGCAGATGTTTTGTGCTTCCACTCTGAGACAGGAGGATTCCTTCCTGACAGAGTGAGCACTCTTCAGGAGGTGGTGAGTCTCCACCTGAAGGTGCCCTCCTCCCAGCTCTTGACTCTGAAGACCAAGTCCCAGCTCACCAAG GAGGAGACTGAGATGTGGTACAAGCGTCCATGTCCCTTACCCCTGCTGAAGGTGATGGCGCTGTCAGTGATCCACTTGCAACCTGTCAGACTGATGCTGCTGGATTCTCTCCTGACCGACTACATGGCCCTAGTGGACGCCTACCTCTCGAACAGCCAGTACCCGCTTGATTATTTGGAGAGCATCAATCTG GAGAGTGTTATTGAGTTACCCTCTGAGTTCCGGCTGCTGGAGCAGATGCGTCGTGAGCGTCAGGAGCGTGCCACCAAACTTTACCCCATCACAGAGAAAGGTCTGCTGTCTCGCGCCAGTCCTGGAGCGGCGTCCCCACCCCAGACCTCACCTCTGGCAGAGggacacaaatgcacacagtcAATCATGGAACCATCACCGCCAGCACCAACAGAACCAGATCAGAACCAGCTCCCCCTAACTGTGAATGTGGCCCCTCCGGATCCAGTCCCAAACACCTTGTCAGAGTCGGTGAGTGAAATGACTTTCAGCGGTGTAGGCAGAGGGTGCGCAGCCCTAATGATGGGAGTGATTGGTCGGGGGAGGCATTTTGTGACCAGCCTCCCCCCTCCCCACTTTCAGCAGAGAACCCTTGATTCAGATACTACTAGCACAGATCCCAAGAGGGAGAAGTGGGAGCACGGTAGTCTCTGGGAATGA
- the exd1 gene encoding piRNA biogenesis protein EXD1 isoform X4, with the protein MPDDDTLFMNIFQGKRVKLTLKTSSYLGVVHRINSNKTLILTNVIRGCSGCEITGSRLFYGHEILNVEFTNEENIEYGTITECLEDQLKVENFQPYRKTLYPTDDEGEQYIHFEVIDGFHEKFGPAVMTIKKQHVVGVGADGVEMYKNGRLCWLQIATKNKVYLFDILSLGARAFKNGLTMILENKCILKVIHDCRAIGGCLMAQFGVKLTNVFDTQVADVLCFHSETGGFLPDRVSTLQEVVSLHLKVPSSQLLTLKTKSQLTKEETEMWYKRPCPLPLLKVMALSVIHLQPVRLMLLDSLLTDYMALVDAYLSNSQYPLDYLESINLVNVHVFRESVIELPSEFRLLEQMRRERQERATKLYPITEKGLLSRASPGAASPPQTSPLAEGHKCTQSIMEPSPPAPTEPDQNQLPLTVNVAPPDPVPNTLSESVSEMTFSGVGRGCAALMMGVIGRGRHFVTSLPPPHFQQRTLDSDTTSTDPKREKWEHGSLWE; encoded by the exons ATGCCGGACGACGACACCCTATTCATGAATATATTCCAAGGGAAACGCGTTAAACTTACCCTCAAGACGTCGTCTTACCTCGGCGTTGTGCATCGTATTAACTCCAACAAAACTTTGATCCTCACAAACG TCATACGTGGCTGTAGTGGATGTGAAATAACCGGATCGAGATTATTCTATGGTCACGAGATTCTGAATG TGGAGTTTACCAATGAAGAGAACATAGAGTATGG AACTATTACTGAATGCCTTGAAGACCAGTTGAAGGTGGAAAACTTCCAGCCATACAGAAAGACTCTTTACCCCA cTGATGACGAAGGTGAACAATACATACACTTTGAAGTCATTGATGGGTTTCATGAGAAATTTGGACCTGCT GTGATGACTATCAAGAAGCAGCATGTGGTTGGTGTTGGGGCTGATGGGGTGGAGATGTACAAGAATGGCCGACTGTGTTGGCTTCAG ATCGCTACAAAAAACAAGGTTTATCTCTTTGACATCCTATCACTTGGAGCGAGGGCCTTTAAAAACGGTCTCACCATGATTCTTGAGAACAAGTGCATACTGAAG GTCATCCATGACTGTAGAGCTATTGGCGGATGTCTGATGGCACAATTCGGAGTAAAGCTGACTAATGTCTTTGACACTCAG GTGGCAGATGTTTTGTGCTTCCACTCTGAGACAGGAGGATTCCTTCCTGACAGAGTGAGCACTCTTCAGGAGGTGGTGAGTCTCCACCTGAAGGTGCCCTCCTCCCAGCTCTTGACTCTGAAGACCAAGTCCCAGCTCACCAAG GAGGAGACTGAGATGTGGTACAAGCGTCCATGTCCCTTACCCCTGCTGAAGGTGATGGCGCTGTCAGTGATCCACTTGCAACCTGTCAGACTGATGCTGCTGGATTCTCTCCTGACCGACTACATGGCCCTAGTGGACGCCTACCTCTCGAACAGCCAGTACCCGCTTGATTATTTGGAGAGCATCAATCTGGTAAACGTACATGTTTTCCGG GAGAGTGTTATTGAGTTACCCTCTGAGTTCCGGCTGCTGGAGCAGATGCGTCGTGAGCGTCAGGAGCGTGCCACCAAACTTTACCCCATCACAGAGAAAGGTCTGCTGTCTCGCGCCAGTCCTGGAGCGGCGTCCCCACCCCAGACCTCACCTCTGGCAGAGggacacaaatgcacacagtcAATCATGGAACCATCACCGCCAGCACCAACAGAACCAGATCAGAACCAGCTCCCCCTAACTGTGAATGTGGCCCCTCCGGATCCAGTCCCAAACACCTTGTCAGAGTCGGTGAGTGAAATGACTTTCAGCGGTGTAGGCAGAGGGTGCGCAGCCCTAATGATGGGAGTGATTGGTCGGGGGAGGCATTTTGTGACCAGCCTCCCCCCTCCCCACTTTCAGCAGAGAACCCTTGATTCAGATACTACTAGCACAGATCCCAAGAGGGAGAAGTGGGAGCACGGTAGTCTCTGGGAATGA